TGCCGGTGAAGGTGAAGAGCATCGACAGCGGAATCACCAGCGCGGTGATCAGCGCCGCGCGGATGTTGCCGAGGAACAGGAACAGGATCGCGATGACCAGCACCGCGCCCTCGAACAGGTTCTTCTTCACCGTGGCGATGGCCTTGTCGACCAGCACCGTGCGGTCGTACACCGTCACGGCCTTCACGCCGGCGGGCAGCGTGCGGTTGATCTCCTGCATCTTCTTGTCGACGGCCTGCGACACGGTGCGGCTGTTCTCGCCGATCAGCATGAACACGGTGCCCAGCACCACCTCGCGGCCGTTGTCGGTGGCGGCGCCCGTGCGCAGCTCCTTGCCGATGCCGACCTCGGCCACGTCCTGCACGCGCAGCGGAATGCCATTGGCGTTGCCCAGGATGACGTTGCCGATGTCTTCCGCCGACTTCACCTGCCCCGGCGCGCGAATGAGGTACTGCTCGCCGCGCTTCTCGATGTAGCCCGCGCCCACGTTGGCGTTGTTGCGTTCCAGCGCGGTGACGATGTCGCTCATCGTGAGGCCGTGGGCCAGCAGCTTGGCCGGGTCGGGAGCGATGTGGAACTCCTTGGCGTAGCCGCCGATGGAGTTGATCTCGGTCACGCCCGCTACGTTGCGCAGCTGCGGTTTGATGATCCAGTCCTGGATCTCGCGCAGGTCGGTGGGCGAGTAGGGCTTGCCATCGGCCTTCTTCGCGCCCTCTTCCGCCTCGACGGTCCAGAGGTAAATTTCGCCGAGGCCCGTGGAGATGGGCCCGATCACCGGTGAGATGCCGCCGGGCATGCTTTCCCGCGCCGACTGGATGCGCTCGTTGACAAGCTGCCGCGCGAAGTAGATGTCGGTGCCGTCCTTGAAGATCACCGTCACCTGCGAAAGACCGTAGCGCGACAGCGAGCGGGTCTGCTGCAGGCCCGGCAGGCCGGCCATGACGGTCTCGATCGGGTAGGTCACGCGCTGCTCGGTCTCCAGCGGGGAGTAGCCGGGCGCGGCGGTGTTGATCTGCACCTGCACGTTGGTGATGTCGGGCACGGCGTCGATGGGCAGCTTCTGGTAGCTGAAGATGCCGAGTGCCGCCATGCCGAGCACGGCAAGCAGGATCAGCCAGCGCTGCTCGATGGAGAAGCGGATGATGCGTTCGAACATGCGGGCTTCCTCAGTGGGTGTGCGTGGCGGAGCTCTTGCCCTGCTGCGACTTCACGACGAAGCTGCCGCTGGCTGCATAGGCCGCGCCGGGCTTCAGGCCGCTCACGATCTCGATGCGCTTGCCGTCGCTGCGCCCGGTCTGCACATGCTGCGGCAGGAAGCCGCCGGGCACGCGCAGGAACACGGTGGGCTTGTCTTCCACCGTCTGCACCGCTTCGGCCGAGACGGTCACGGGGGCATCCGTCTCGGAGGCCACGAGCTCGACGTTCACGAACAGGCCCGGGCGCCAGATGCGCTGCGGGTTGGTCAGTGTGACGCGCGCGGTGGCGGTGCGCGTCTGCGCGCCGATCAGCGAGCCCACGTACGACACCTTGCCGGTCGCGGTCTGGTCGAAGGCGCTGGAGCGGATGCTCACCGGCTCGCCGATGCGCACCAGGTTCAGGTTGTTGGCGGCCACGCTGCTCTCTGCCCACACGGTCGACAGATCAGAGATGGTGAAGACGTTGACGGCCTCGCCCACCGATTCGCCGAGCGAGATGTGCTTTTCGACCACCATGCCATCGAAGGGCGCGCGCAGCTCGTAGCGGCCCAGCGCCGACGAACCAGGCGTGGCGCCGAGCGCCAGCAGCTTCTGGTTGGCATTGGCCACGGCGATCTGCGCTTCCTGCATGGCCTGCTGAGCCTGCAGGTAGTCTTGCTGGGGCGAGATCTTTTCTTCCCACAGCTTCTTCTCGCGCTCGTAGGTGGAGCGGGCCAGCTCCAGCCGGCGCTGCGCCGATTGCAGCGCGCTGCGTTGCTCCGACAACGAGGGGCTTGAAAGTACCGCCAGCACCTGGCCGCGCTTGACCTCCTGGCCCAGGTCGGCCGACACGCTGTCGACCACGCCCGCCACGCGCGGCACCACATGCGCCGTGCGGTCTTCGTTGAACTTGATCTCGCCGGGCAGTTGCAGCGACGACTTGATACGCGCGGGGCCGGCGCTCTCGATGGTCAGGTCGGCGGCCTTGATCTGCTCGTCAGTGAAGGCGATCTTTTCTTCGTCTTCCTTGTGTTCCGACGTTGCGGCTTTTTCCTTGCCCTCTTCCTTGTCCTTTTCCTTGCCTTCCTCGTGGTGCTCGTTGTCGGCATGGCCCTTGGCCTCACCGTGGCTGTGGTCGTGGTCCTTGCCCTCTTCCTTGGCTTCCTTGCCGCCTTCTTCGTGATGCTCGCCGTCGCCATGCCCGGCGGCCTCCGAATGGCCGGCCGCCTCGGGCTTGGCCGGCGAGGTGCGCAGGATCAGCGCGCCGGCGCCAAGGCCCAGCGCCAGGACGACCGCGATGGCGATCCACTGCTTCTTGCCGACGCCCTCGGCGAAAGGTTTACGTTCTTCGGTGTTCATGATCTGTGGAGTTCCTTGCTTGTCAGCGCACGACGGGTGGCGTCGCGGCAGAGATGTCGTTGCCTTCGTAGCCGAGGAGCCGGTCGAGGTCGCCGGCGGCGCGGTGCGCGTCGGCCAGTGCCAGCAGGTACTGCGCGCGCACCTGGAACAGCGTGCGCTGTGCATCGAGTGCTTCCAGGAAGCTGAACTTGCCCAGCTCGAAGCCCTTGGTGGCCGCCTTGTAGGCGGTCTCGGCGCCAGGCAGCGCGTCGCGCTGCAGCGTCTCGGCGGTGGCGCGGGCTGAGCGCAGGCGCTCCGAAGCCTGCGCGACGTCGGTGCCCAGTTGCAGCTCGGCGGCAGCGAGGTCGTCACGCGCCTTTTCTTCGCGGCTCAGGGCCTCGGCCACGTTGCCGCGGTTGGTGTCGAAGATCGGCAGCGGAATCGACAGGCCCACGACCACCTGGTTGCGCCGGCTGCTGCCGGTCTCGCCCTCGGATGCAGGCACGCGCTTGGCGCCGAGCGACACGGTCACGTCCGGGATGCGCTTGGCCTGCTCGAGGTCAGACAGCGCCTTGCGCCGCTCGACTTCAAGTCGCGCCTGCTGCACCACGGGCGCCGTGCCCATGCGGCTGGCCACGTCCTGCGCCATCGCCGGCAGCTGGTCG
This is a stretch of genomic DNA from Variovorax paradoxus. It encodes these proteins:
- a CDS encoding efflux RND transporter periplasmic adaptor subunit, giving the protein MNTEERKPFAEGVGKKQWIAIAVVLALGLGAGALILRTSPAKPEAAGHSEAAGHGDGEHHEEGGKEAKEEGKDHDHSHGEAKGHADNEHHEEGKEKDKEEGKEKAATSEHKEDEEKIAFTDEQIKAADLTIESAGPARIKSSLQLPGEIKFNEDRTAHVVPRVAGVVDSVSADLGQEVKRGQVLAVLSSPSLSEQRSALQSAQRRLELARSTYEREKKLWEEKISPQQDYLQAQQAMQEAQIAVANANQKLLALGATPGSSALGRYELRAPFDGMVVEKHISLGESVGEAVNVFTISDLSTVWAESSVAANNLNLVRIGEPVSIRSSAFDQTATGKVSYVGSLIGAQTRTATARVTLTNPQRIWRPGLFVNVELVASETDAPVTVSAEAVQTVEDKPTVFLRVPGGFLPQHVQTGRSDGKRIEIVSGLKPGAAYAASGSFVVKSQQGKSSATHTH